The Astatotilapia calliptera chromosome 4, fAstCal1.2, whole genome shotgun sequence genome segment GAGCCGACTGGCAGTTTGCATCAGCTGAAGTTTGAGGTCTTCTTTGCAAAAGCCTTAAACATAATCATTATAAAATATATGGGGATGATGAATATTGGATAAATAACTGACAACGCCGTTAAAAAGCCATgactgagtgagaaaggtggttgtatttatgatgatgatgatgatgatgatgatgatgaagattaTGGTGaatatgatgatgattataCTAAAGTAATATCGGTGATGGTGATTATAtaattgatgatgatgatgtcaaaaACACCAGTAGTTTTCTATATAATTGTAAAATACAGTGAAAGCCTTGTGGTCAGGGCATGATATTATCTTCTACTGCCCTGTGTGGGCTTATAGTTACATTAACTTTTATATTCTCTGTAAAAGCTATTGGTCACGTTGTACATTACGTGTATCTACATAAAGTATACATAAAGCAGATTTGTGGTGTGTTCATTATTAATGCCGGTCCTGACCTACTTGTTCACATAAATAATGAGCTGTTATTAATGAAGCACTCAGGCTGCTTAGAGCACGatgagctgtttttgtttttgtgaatgcGGAGGTCATCCTCCATGATGGGGAGCAGTGATGTATACCTGCATCCTGGCGAACACGTGGTAAATTAACAGGAAGTAGGGAAAGGTGAAGGATGACCTATTGGATTTGTGTGTTAACGTGCACAATAAGTGAAGCAATAACACCCTCTACAGGCTGTTCAGAGAAATATGCACAAAAACCTGAATCTTtaattttactatttttttctgctgttctctcaaagaaaaaaaaatcatcaaccAAAATGAAAAGTCATACGCTTCAGTGTTTTCTGTGGTAAAACAGATactgaaataaatttttatGCTTTATTATGTGCAGAGATTTACGTTTTTAGGTACATTTACCTTTCAATAAAACGACAGCTTTCTTGCAGTAGATTCAGTGTTTATGATTATTACAGTGCTCACTGGGTTTCTCTTATTTTGTACACACCATTTATGTCAATGATGTGAATATAAGCGGCTCATTACATAATAAACCTAAGGAAAACATCCCTATTAAATAATAACAGCTTTAGTAGATTCataagacaaataaataaaataagggaATATTTAGTCAGCACGGTAAGACAAAGCCAGATAAACTTCTGGGATACAGATGTGTTCAGCTCTAGGGAAAGGTTTCACAGGTGGTGGTCACAGATCATTACTCTCTTCTTATCCCTCCTGACTGATTATTTTCCAATTTTGCTTTTTGCTAGTGTTCTTGTCACAACTGGTAGGATTAGACAAAGTTTGAACATGTTGTCCTGTAGGGACGTCCTGTCCTGGATGAAAGCATTGATGAGCTTTAGCTCTATTTGGTCGCCTTGGATACCCAGATACATATCATCCCAGAGGTTCCTGAGGCATTAGTACCTCCTTTATCCAGGAAATGCCTGCACACTCTTGCCACTGAATTTATGAAACGAGTGGACCATCAGTGGCAGATGTGTCTGTTCTGGTGTGCCGCCTGTCAAGCTGCGAGTACAAGTCCCACTGAAGTATAGCAGGCCCCCATGCCACCCTCATGGAGTCTGATTCTGATAGTTTAGTCAGAAAGATGCCCCTCAGTAGCCCAAGGATAATCTTCTAGCAGAGCAGATGCTggtcctgctgctgggttgatgTATTTCTATGGCCCTGTATAGCTCTCCTTATGTAACAGCACATCTCATCATTTAAGTTGATAGCTTTTATTCCTGCATTTTGGAGCTTTCATAATCAAATTTGACCCACCTGTGCACTTCTAGTGCCTGTAACAATGACAACTTTGTATGCGGGTATGTTTTATGGAGGTAAAATTGTGTGTGCAAATTGTGTTAATGTGCAAAACAAACAGTCCAGTTCAAAAGCAGTCTGTATATACTTAATAAATGATTGTGTACCTAATAAATAGGTCACTAAAATAGTATATTAAAGTATTATGGGCCCAGTGCTCAGCTGATTATCAtccatgggggaaaaaaaattctacaCAAAGTGTGCAGCTTGTGACTCCATTCATTGCAGCGTAATGTTATTATGCTAAAAACGACTTAATGGAAATGAGAGCTAATGCTGAAAATGTCCGTGATACTTAAATCACATAAGCaatactgtgtgtttgtggagcaTTAACTGGTTGGGAATTACAGTCCATTTTATACACAGTTCCCTATTTTCACAGTCTCAAAAGTAATCGGACAGTCAAAAATAGTTAATGCtatattgttgttattgtgctTTTGTACTATAAGACAGGTTTGGAAAACTGTGGCTATAACTTGTATTTGAGCAGGTAGCATAATGATGGACACACTTGGTTTAACACAGTTTATTAGAAAAGCAGAGCGAGGCATCACagttacagtactgtgcagCAGGCTTGAGCTGCCCCTCATTTCTCTATATTTTGtaaggaaaatgtgaaataggtgcagtgatttattgaaagatGCACCATCACACGtgtatatacagtctataaGGCAAAGACAGATtgtgtacaattctaacaagcctAAAAGTTAATACTTGGTACAACGACCTTTATTTTCCAACCAGCCTGAAGTCTGTTACGCaaactttcttgtcatttctataagtagtcttcaggaatagttctccaggcttcttgcaggacattcaaagctcttctttggatgttggatgGTTCTTGTTTTGTCCTCCATCacgatgatcccacactgcttcaataatgttacTCTAATTTCGTACCTCAGGGAGAAaaccctgtttcccttccttaagaatggcttcttgacagtcaTCCATCCACTGGGACCAATTTTGATTTCCTATTTCATAGAACATGCctttcagatactgttaatGAAATATGCCCCGTTTCCAGCTAACAGTCATTTTGGGAGTCACTTTGTTGGTGCATAACTGCATTCACTATAGAAATGgataaagtgtgtgtttttattacagGCTGTTAGTAATAAAGTGCCCCTAACTCAAGGTCATCcgttgagttaggtgccttttttatgctgGAATGATTGATGGGTCAGAGTTAAGCGACTTAACAAAATTAAATCATCAGGAAACGATCAGGAAATGAACTgacaatgagtgaaaaagcagccgacGTCCAAAGAAAATGCTGAAAGACGTTCAGAAAATTAGGAGCAAACTATTTTTAAAGAATTCagggatggctcaagacttttgcacagtactgtaaatgACAAAGACTGACTCAGTTAGTCACTGCGTAAGCTTAGGTAGTCAGTGTTTGTATTTGGATTTGAAGTGTGCATAAATAACAAAGGTTacttcaggttttgtttttgcagatttgcacactgataaaaaaaaaaaatgagctgaggaaagaaaaggacaAACACTGCCTCCCAGTGGATAAATATGGAATCACagggtaaaatgtaaaaaaggaaaaaggaaaaagaaaactgtatgGCAGACATTTATTTTACAGATGCAACGCCCTTTTAACAAAGATCTCTAGCAGCTCCACCAGGAACAACATCATGAATTCATGTAATCTggacatattatatatatatatatatctaaaaatataaacaaaaaccaGTGTATATAAAACAAGTATCTATGATTTCATGTTAGATTCTGGGTCAATGTATGGCTAAATAAAGAGTCAAAGGCATTTCAACATAATGTCTTGAATATGTTGCCTTTAGTTTGATGACAATCCGGTTTTCCTGCTGCCTTTGAAGGTGTCAAATGACAACATTACTGAAAATTAGAACCACATCTGAATGAACTGCCCTTCAACTGCACAACAGCGTTTGTCTGTAGGGTTTTGTGAGATGGAGCCTCACGTGTAGTAGTTGGGTAGGCAGTTTTACTGGCTTGTTTTCGATCAGTTTTAAGGGAAAATAAAGGCAGCCAAGTGTTTTTTGCAGCAAACAGTAACCAATAACATGCTCATAGTTTAACACAAATGTGAGGTAAATGAAACTCTGTAGAAATACAAACTGCAAATGACCGGACACATTTTACATTCTACTCTTTTTTACGTTTGGCTCTGAGTGCAGAGGTATTGCTGATTGTGATCATGAGCAACTTCTGAGCGAAATGTGTGCTTTTGAAACTGCACATCCAATGAAACATCAACCACAGATATTATTGTGCCTTctgatattattgttattgcacTGATGTGATCTATACTAGCACATATAGAAGGTCCTAAAACATGGCACACTCATTTAAATCacaaaaggaagcaaagaaacagCTGTGAGGCACTGGAAAGTAAAAAGCACAGGTACAGTAAAAATACAGTTCAAAGTAATCTATACTTGACCTTctgaacatgaaaataaaaaaaaatatttaaatgtttttgagaTCTTTGCAGAAGCAGTGGCACAATGACCATTTTCTTCTAAAATCTGCAGATTTTGCAGTCGTGTCTGCTACAACAACAAACTCCCCAAAATCTTTTCTgacctgataaaaaaaaacgtaaaaacaaacaacaacttgCTGAAAATAACTGGTTTCCAAATCACTTGACCACGGTCGTAATGGTGCAAACTCACACTTAAATATCAACCTTGTATCTTAAACTCTGGCCTTTTGTCAATGCCTCGGTGACTCTTTAGTAACTGGTAGGTTACTAACCGCCCTTCAGCAGGGCGAAGAGGACACCTGATCATAGTCAGGACATTTGAGGAGAGCAGGGTAGCTGGTACTCATCTGAAGGGAAGCTTCACTCGAGATGTCTGAGGGGCTCCGTCCACGTGACCAGGCCTCCGGGTGGAGGAACTGACCAGAGTGGTCGGAGCAGTTGCTGAGGCGAGGACGGTAGAAGCTGGGATGGCGGGGCTGGTAGAGCTCCTCTGCTGCGTAGCGCTTCATGAACAGGTAGACTGACATGACGCCGGCGCTCTGCAGTGAGGAAGAGTCAGTTTATTCATAAATAACAATATGATCATTATGGCTTATAGCTTAAGACATTCAGTAATTAGCAATCTGAAATTATTAGAAGACAGAGAGAAGTATGTCCATTTATACACTCAGTACTTGGTTGGGACCATGAATTACTGCATCAGTGCATCGTGCCAtggaggtggaggtgtctgGTGGCTATGCTAAGGTGTTATTGGAGCCCAGGTTTCTTTGATAGCAGCTCTCAGCTTGTCTGTATTTTGGGGTCGGGTatttctcatcttcctcttgaAAGATGCTCTGTGGGGTTCAGGTCAGGTGAGCTGGCTGGCCAATCAAGCGCAGTAATAATATGGTCAGAAAATCATTTGGTAGTAGTTTTGGCACTGTGAGCAGGTGGAAAGGGAAATTGGCATCTCCTGAAAGCTTGTCAGGAGATGGAAGCATGAAGCGTGGTAAAACCTCCTGGTAGAAGGCCACATTGACTTCGGACTTCGGACCAGCAGATTACACGACACCCCAAATCATCTCAGACTGCAGAAAGTTCACAGTGGACTTCAAACAGCTTGAATTTTGTGTCGAATCAGTTGACTTTGCATTACCACACTTCGATACAGCGCTGTGCAAACAGCCAGCCTTTTCAGCAGTGACCTTGTTGAGGGTGCTGTTCATAAGATGATATTTACACTGTTTGAACAGAAATTCACTCAAACTGGAAATGAAATGTTCTAATGATTTGTGATTCACCTCTGATGAGCTCATGAgctataaacacaaaaaagaaactaaacaaacaaaaacaagagtgaAACCAAACCTCCAAcaaggcagctcactctctgggcagcttttactttgaagggaatgccattgtattttgtatatattcagtttgttttctttgttctttttaaacatagTTTAAGAAGCTGTTATTTTCCCTTCTGAAACCTATTTTAATATACTTGACACAATTTTGAGTAGTGCTTTTttaatacaaacacaaaaaatgaaaaacccaacaattataAAATTGTTCATGTATTCAAATTGCTGACTTGTTGAATGTATTTAAACATTTGTAACACATTAATGTAATGTACATTACACAACATGTACTCAAAAATGCTAACATGTTGTCATCAGTCTGAAAACCTGTTGTCTCCTCAATAAGCTCTATAAAGCATTTTCAttactttgaccttcagatcaatTGATTGAcattgaaggagaggtcagaggtcaaatgtaacgtgatattttaaatctttaaatggcactttctatatgttgacaaCATATTCCACACTTAAGTTAAAaggctttttgtcaattttcgACCAATAAATCAGTCAATCTACATCTCTATGAATTCATTTAAAACTTTGGAGCcattgtgtttacagacagaatgacacgcaaacacaaaaacataagtAATGAATACAGGATAACtgaaagttacattttttatcAATTCAGTAGTACATTAGAATAACTAGTATATGAATACTGTAAACATCTGTATTCATGcatgttaataataatatcataatAACTGTTTACCTGAGGTAATCCTGTATTTCCTCAATGTGAACCCTGGAGGGCAGTAAACACTCAATACTATGAGCACAGTCATTTTAAGGAggagatttcaaaataaaatccttcCTATTTACCttcctgttactaccacacatgCCAACAAGTGCACAGTGGCAATGAGAGCtcaatgtttttatgttatctAGATTTATTCATATGAACATATAAACATGTTTCTTCTTGAATGTTTTTTAGCGTGTGAACTGACGGATGCTGCATCCACAGCCGTGCCAAACAGCAGTAaaagtcatttcttttttttatgttcagcTTCTCACCTCAGTGAGCAGGAAGGAGAGGGCAGCAAAGGCAAAGGACCAGCCGTACTTATAGGAAAAATAGGCCTCACTGCTCTTCGTCCTGTTCAGCATTTCATCATTTATACTGGAAATGTACAGCACCAGGCCCACCACCAAAGCCAGACCTGAGGACAGAGAAACTGGAtgttaaaaaagtaaaaggGAGACACGACAGGAGATGATCCAGAGAAAGGAGGAGTTGCCTTACCTGAGAGGATAAAGAAGATTCCAGAGACAAATGCCAGGATGGTGCGGTGAGGGCGGACGTGGCCGATGTTGTTGAGGACAAAACCGATGAACATGAAGAAGAGGCTGACCAGAGGGAACGGAGTGGCTGAACGGATCATCTCTGAAGAGGAGGATAAAGAGCAGATGAAGGAGCCTGCTGTTTAACcacaaaaacactaaacaaaTGATCGAGCCAAAGAAGCtgagatatgaaaaaaaatactaaatacttataaataagaaaaaaagcagaataaaaGTCTTTTAATGTGGAAATtggaaaaaattacatttagatTATCTTAATATCACAAAGGGAAATTAGGGCCTGTTTTGATCTATTTTAATTATACAgcagttttttaatttgtcgtCTTTGATAGAAAATAGTTTTACATTCAAACTAGAGAACCACAGAAGAAAGAGGATGGAGAACAATGAGtcttgaaataaaaaaactagaATAAAATTCCCCCAAATGGAGCGCTGCACTGGAGCTCATTATATCGACTAAATGGAGTGATTTATCCTTCAGTTAAGTTTTGACATTGAGTTTTACTGAAGGACTGTCTGTGAAGAGGCAATAAGTATTCCAGGGAGGAGCAGGCGGCGACGTGAGGGTTCAGATGAGTCAGACGTATGTGGTCTCACTGCATTCAGACTTCTGAACATGAGCTTATTGGAAAACAAGTTCTCAGACTGAAAAATGCCCCCAGCCTTTAATATAAACAAGTGCTAGTtgtgattactttttttttgcctaaaGCTGCAGCTGGAGGCTGTGTGTCCTGCTGGTACTTACTGAGCACGTTCACTGTGGACTCTGACGTCAGCTGGACATTCATTGGCATGATGTACTCGATGGTGAAGCAGCGACCTGACTCGTCACCTGCAAAGGAACGAGACAGAAGTGAGGGTGAGACTCATTCGAATTTACCCTCGCaaacatcggacaaacagatgTGCAGAACTCTTTGAGGATTAAAAGTCAGTTATTTAAATGACTAGAATTAAAGTGGAGCTTAAAGAAGGTTTAACAATCAGTGAGAACAGAAGCAAAAGGCTGAAACAGCCAGAGAAGAGGTCGGCATGTGGGCAGAGGCATTTTGAGAGACACATGGCAGCCAAAGAGTCCTAAATAGAAATCTGTGGGAGAATTCCT includes the following:
- the cacng5b gene encoding voltage-dependent calcium channel gamma-5 subunit; its protein translation is MSACSRKALTLLSSVFAISGLGLLGVAVSTDYWLYLEEGVIMPLNQSTDIKTSLHSGLWRVCFLAGDESGRCFTIEYIMPMNVQLTSESTVNVLKMIRSATPFPLVSLFFMFIGFVLNNIGHVRPHRTILAFVSGIFFILSGLALVVGLVLYISSINDEMLNRTKSSEAYFSYKYGWSFAFAALSFLLTESAGVMSVYLFMKRYAAEELYQPRHPSFYRPRLSNCSDHSGQFLHPEAWSRGRSPSDISSEASLQMSTSYPALLKCPDYDQVSSSPC